GGTTTATTCTCAGATTGCTCATATCTCTTTTTTGCAGTATTTCCATACGGATGCACAAATTCCGTAAACAGAAGATGCTGTCATGATTCCTGCCGCAACCGCCACTGCGATCAGCAATGTTTTTTGCCCATATAAGTAAAATAAATGCCACTGTTTTGCTAATACATAATTCATCGTATAGTATAAATTTCCACCTGGTACTAATGGAATGATTCCCGTGATCAAAAATACTGTTACAGGAGTCTTTAAGATCCTTGCCATTGTTTCTGCATAGATCGTCGCAACTGCGGCCGCTGCCAGGTTCGCCACAAATGTACTTGGCATCTCATTCCACACGATAAGGTAGGCGATCCATGATACCATCCCAGAAATCCCAGCCATACAAAGTTTCTTCCCTCGAAGGTTATAAAGTACTGCAAATCCAAAACTTCCAACAAAACTTGCCAGTACCTGTATGATCTCTGCTTTCATTTATAACACACCTCCTAAGAACATCAATGCCATAAAAGAACCTGCTGCAAGGAATACAGCTAACAATATCGATTCACAGACTCTTAAGATTCCTGACATCATGTCTCCACCGATCATATCCCGAAGTGCATTAACAAATGCAACTCCAGGAACCAACAGCATGATATTACCGATGATGATCTTTCCATAATCCTCCGTCAGTCCGAATTTTGCACTGATATATGCAAATGCTGCAACAAAAAATGATAATAGAAAGTTTAATACCATTTCGTTGGGTGCTAAGATCTTAATATATCTTGCAAGAACCGCGACAAATGCCCCTGCGATCATTGCTATGATCCCTTCTGTAATGCCACCTCCATAAAATGAAGTCCATGCTGCTGCAATGACCGCTGATGTAAGAACTTCCTCTGTAAAAACGACGACTTTTCCCTTTTTAATCTCTGAAATCTTTCGTTTTACTTCCTCTTCTTCCGGAAGTTCTTTGCACATATATCTTGATAACTGATTTAACTCATCCAGTTTGGTAAAGTCTGTCTTATATGACCTGATACGCTTTGTCTGCGTTAAGATTTCTCCTTTTTCATCTTCGATCGTTGTTACAATACTTGATGTGATAGAAAATACATTGGCTTCTTTTGCTCCATACGCCTTGCAGATTCTTGAAATCGTATCTTCTACCCTTGAAACACCTGCTCCTGACACTAGCATGCATTCTCCGATCTCCATTGCGTATTTTAATACTTTTTTCATTTCCATAACATCTATCTCCTGCTATCTATTGTATCGAAATTGACTGTATTGTAACACAAAAGAAACCCTTGTGCTATGATCACACAAGGATTTCATGTAAAATTCATGTTTTGTTTACATTTCTTCGAGATGAAAAGAAGATTAATGCTATTAATCATCAATCTTATGTGTCCAAGCAACCGCCAATGCACCTGCACCAATATGACATGCAACACTTAAAGATAACGGATCTTGCTGGAATTCCATTCCTGGAAATTCTGCCATCAGTTCTTCTTTCCATTTGAGCGCTGCCTCTTCATCTTTTGTATATGCAGACTGAAGATATGCGTGTTTACCAAAATCTCCATCTGGGAAACGCTCTTCTAACTCTTTTCTTACTGCTGCGATCATCTTTTTCTTTGCCTGTTTGACACCTCTTGTCTTCGCAAATGCATCCAGCTTCTCGCCATGGATCTGTAAAACTGGTTTGATTCCAAGCACTGTACCGATGGCTGCTCCTGCTGCTGTAACACGTCCGCCTTTCTTCAGATACTTTAACGTATCTACCATGATATAGATTCCAGAATCTAATTTGTCTGCTTCTAAGATGTCTTTGATCTCTTTGGCTGACTTTCCTTCTTCCGCTAATTTGGCCGCATCTAAGACAGACTGTCTCTGTGTGACAGAAATCCTCTGGTTATCTACAACCTGAACTTTTCCATCGTAATCATCTGCTAACATTGCCGCTGTCGCACAGGAACTGCTTAATCCACTAGACATCGCGATGTGCACGATCTCATCATGGTCTTCTAATAACTTCTCCCACAGATCCAACACATCTCCAGGTGCAGGCTGAGATGTTTTGATATCTTCATCTTCGTTTAGTTTCTGATAAAATTCATCCTGTGTTAATGTAATATCTTCAAAATATAATTCTTCGTTAATATAAAATGGCATTGGAATCACTGAGATTCCTAATTCTTTACCTTCTTTTTGAGTAATTCCGCTGTTACTATCTGTTACGATCGCAATCTTGCCCATTCTTCTAATCCCTTTCTTTAAATTTCCTATCAATATATCTATTTTTTGCCTTTACCTCACATCATAACAGAGATTCATAGATATCGTCAAAGGTTTTCCCCTCATATTTTGAAAAAATACATAACTATTTTGTGATTTCCTGCAAAAATCTTGCAATTGGAAATCCTACAACATTGTAGTAATCTCCTTCGATTCCTTTGATAAAGACAGCTGCTTTTCCTTGAATTCCATAAGACCCAGCCTTATCCATAGGTTCTCCAGTCTTGATATAATGATCGATCTGCTCATCACTGATCTCATAAAATGTAACTTTTGTTTCTTCATAAAATGTTTTTGTTTTTCCATCTTCGATGACGCAAACTCCTGTATACACTTCATGTGTCTGTCCACTTAACATCGTAAGCATTCTTTTTGCGTCCGCTTCGTCTGTCGGTTTCCCAAGAATCTGTCCCTGATATGCTACAACGGTATCTGCTCCCACGATCATACTTTGTTTCTCTGACTTCTTATATATGTCTTTTGCTTTGATCGATGCTAATTCCATAACTACTTCATTTGGCGCTGTTTTTGTTGTGATCTCTTGTGCATCGCTTGGCATAACATCAAATTTCAGATCGGCAAGTTCCAGGATTTCTTTTCTTCTTGGGGAAGCAGATGCTAATATAATATGTTTCATTTGTTTTATACCTCTTATTTTACTTAAGTTATCAAATTCTCCTGTGAATTACCCCTCCCATGCGGTACAGTAGTTCCTATGGAAGTG
The sequence above is drawn from the Anaerostipes hadrus ATCC 29173 = JCM 17467 genome and encodes:
- a CDS encoding DegV family protein translates to MGKIAIVTDSNSGITQKEGKELGISVIPMPFYINEELYFEDITLTQDEFYQKLNEDEDIKTSQPAPGDVLDLWEKLLEDHDEIVHIAMSSGLSSSCATAAMLADDYDGKVQVVDNQRISVTQRQSVLDAAKLAEEGKSAKEIKDILEADKLDSGIYIMVDTLKYLKKGGRVTAAGAAIGTVLGIKPVLQIHGEKLDAFAKTRGVKQAKKKMIAAVRKELEERFPDGDFGKHAYLQSAYTKDEEAALKWKEELMAEFPGMEFQQDPLSLSVACHIGAGALAVAWTHKIDD
- a CDS encoding threonine/serine ThrE exporter family protein — encoded protein: MEMKKVLKYAMEIGECMLVSGAGVSRVEDTISRICKAYGAKEANVFSITSSIVTTIEDEKGEILTQTKRIRSYKTDFTKLDELNQLSRYMCKELPEEEEVKRKISEIKKGKVVVFTEEVLTSAVIAAAWTSFYGGGITEGIIAMIAGAFVAVLARYIKILAPNEMVLNFLLSFFVAAFAYISAKFGLTEDYGKIIIGNIMLLVPGVAFVNALRDMIGGDMMSGILRVCESILLAVFLAAGSFMALMFLGGVL
- a CDS encoding Maf family protein — translated: MKHIILASASPRRKEILELADLKFDVMPSDAQEITTKTAPNEVVMELASIKAKDIYKKSEKQSMIVGADTVVAYQGQILGKPTDEADAKRMLTMLSGQTHEVYTGVCVIEDGKTKTFYEETKVTFYEISDEQIDHYIKTGEPMDKAGSYGIQGKAAVFIKGIEGDYYNVVGFPIARFLQEITK
- a CDS encoding threonine/serine exporter family protein — encoded protein: MKAEIIQVLASFVGSFGFAVLYNLRGKKLCMAGISGMVSWIAYLIVWNEMPSTFVANLAAAAVATIYAETMARILKTPVTVFLITGIIPLVPGGNLYYTMNYVLAKQWHLFYLYGQKTLLIAVAVAAGIMTASSVYGICASVWKYCKKEI